One genomic window of Candidatus Pseudobacter hemicellulosilyticus includes the following:
- a CDS encoding TonB-dependent receptor, translated as MTPTVFVARNRWRTLLFLLVCFMPAVLFGQAEEKLQEKITISFNNEDLAAALQKIQTAHGIPFMFDAGEVKKVTKKYKVSFTQQSLAAVLGKLLQGTEFSFQPLKEKIILRKTVTRTVKVIQADAGSLTAAKGGISGKVVDFENGDPLVGATVSVEGQVYSAVTDEKGDYSINNVPGGTYTLLITYVGYRSERVQLVKVEDSKMLGLDIKLQVNIPENAVIVKAFRRRKVVNSTDQQLIAELYNSRTVISGISNEQIARTMDRDAAEIVKRIPGVNISDDRFIVVRGLNKRYNLTFLNDNLAPATELDSRAFSFDLLSSNVIDKIMVYKSPSPDLPGEFAGGVVKVTTKKSQLTKQLDIQLSAQYRPHSSFSFMPDYAGSKTDVLGYDDGSRDLPKGIPNSVDFNLATPAINAQYSKMFQNNYMIRNERADLDKRVVINYYDAWRIGSKLLNNLTSVSYTNTEELRSSETQSRYKTSPEFFGLLEQGMHNARVSLLQNNNMIINDHLRLELKQFLNQQGSRVAFVDYRNVPESRAWLDQKRTALYYRSSFLYSGQLSSYLNFGEGDRTRIYANIGYNTIHRNDPDLREIGYSRTRDENIAFNRNNPAAPWMHGSWETVYPASRYFVDVQEQAYQANADAEHRINKILNLKAGVFYETRQRDLTTRSFRLTNGVYSYHPDLFIPNPEGGDGIPNTAEWALPTMLDPGNFRTDGTGLRWREVTTPNDQYFAQNDNTAGYLSADLKLLEDKLNFFGGLRVEHNRFRILGSRATGQANYPLVVNQPISSWLPSVNVSYRPDSTLIIRAGFGKTVNRPEFREAAPFQFFDYLNFETYYGTPTLTTVNINNYDIRFEFYPRSMLRNEMFNLGFFYKEMDHPIENVWAKQVGHEAKFNTFYFINTGPAKIYGIEGELRKSLAFFPGKFFRDLTVIVNGAWIKSEVRSPGLPFAGHAKPRNRPLQGQVPYLVNASLNYENPGWGTKLSVTYHTSGDQIYSLGTADYTPGNISSGFPDIMEKGRHLLDLSWSQRVNKLVSIKAGVQNILNSAITQYQDYNRDYKYTPESTTMKDGIRKYEGDVISRRYYANPYYSLGFNFTL; from the coding sequence ATGACCCCAACTGTTTTTGTTGCGCGTAACCGCTGGCGGACACTACTGTTCTTGCTGGTTTGTTTTATGCCTGCTGTCCTCTTTGGCCAGGCCGAGGAGAAGCTGCAGGAAAAGATAACCATCAGCTTTAACAATGAGGACCTGGCTGCGGCCCTTCAGAAGATCCAGACAGCGCATGGTATCCCCTTTATGTTTGATGCCGGCGAAGTGAAAAAAGTAACCAAGAAATACAAAGTAAGTTTTACCCAGCAGAGCCTGGCCGCCGTACTCGGCAAGCTGCTGCAGGGCACCGAGTTCAGCTTCCAGCCCCTGAAGGAAAAGATCATTCTCCGCAAAACAGTGACCAGGACGGTGAAAGTGATCCAGGCCGATGCCGGTAGCCTTACTGCTGCCAAAGGCGGTATTTCCGGTAAGGTGGTTGATTTTGAGAACGGTGATCCCCTGGTAGGGGCTACCGTCAGTGTGGAAGGACAGGTATATTCTGCGGTGACCGATGAAAAAGGGGACTATAGCATCAACAATGTTCCCGGCGGCACTTACACCCTGCTGATAACCTATGTAGGGTATAGATCTGAGCGGGTGCAGCTGGTGAAAGTGGAGGACAGCAAAATGCTTGGCCTTGATATCAAGCTGCAGGTGAATATCCCTGAGAACGCTGTCATTGTAAAGGCTTTCCGCCGCCGGAAAGTAGTGAACTCCACCGATCAGCAGTTGATTGCGGAGCTGTATAATTCCCGTACCGTGATCTCCGGTATTTCCAATGAGCAGATCGCCCGGACCATGGACCGGGATGCCGCAGAAATTGTGAAAAGGATCCCCGGGGTGAACATATCGGATGATCGTTTCATTGTGGTGCGCGGTCTCAATAAGAGATACAACCTCACTTTTCTGAATGATAACCTGGCGCCGGCTACCGAGCTGGACAGCCGCGCCTTTTCCTTCGACCTGCTGAGCAGTAACGTGATTGATAAGATCATGGTCTATAAGTCGCCTTCTCCTGATCTGCCGGGCGAATTTGCCGGTGGCGTGGTAAAAGTGACCACCAAGAAAAGCCAGCTCACCAAACAGCTGGATATCCAGCTTTCGGCCCAATACCGCCCTCATTCCAGCTTCAGCTTTATGCCGGATTATGCCGGCAGTAAAACGGATGTGCTGGGTTATGACGATGGTTCCCGCGACCTGCCCAAAGGCATTCCCAATTCCGTTGATTTCAACCTGGCCACACCGGCCATCAATGCGCAGTATTCAAAAATGTTCCAGAACAATTATATGATCCGCAATGAACGGGCGGACCTGGACAAACGGGTTGTTATTAACTACTACGACGCCTGGCGGATCGGCAGCAAATTGCTGAATAACCTGACATCAGTCAGCTATACCAATACAGAAGAGCTTCGTTCTTCGGAGACGCAATCCCGCTATAAAACAAGCCCTGAGTTCTTTGGATTGCTGGAGCAGGGCATGCACAACGCCAGGGTCTCCCTGTTGCAGAACAATAATATGATCATCAATGATCACCTGCGCCTGGAGCTGAAGCAGTTTTTGAACCAGCAGGGCAGTCGCGTAGCCTTTGTTGACTACCGTAACGTTCCCGAGAGCAGGGCCTGGCTGGACCAGAAGCGCACCGCCCTGTACTACCGCAGCAGCTTCCTGTATTCCGGTCAGCTGAGCAGCTACCTTAACTTTGGCGAGGGCGATCGGACAAGGATCTATGCCAATATTGGCTACAATACCATTCACCGGAATGATCCTGACCTCCGGGAAATTGGCTATAGCCGTACCCGTGATGAAAACATTGCTTTCAACAGGAACAATCCCGCTGCACCCTGGATGCATGGCAGCTGGGAAACCGTCTATCCTGCTTCCCGCTATTTTGTAGATGTGCAGGAGCAGGCTTACCAGGCCAATGCAGATGCAGAGCATCGCATCAATAAAATACTGAATCTTAAAGCCGGCGTTTTTTATGAAACCCGCCAACGGGATCTGACCACCAGGAGCTTCAGGCTCACTAATGGCGTCTACAGCTATCACCCGGATCTCTTCATTCCTAACCCCGAGGGTGGCGATGGCATTCCCAACACAGCAGAATGGGCTTTACCCACTATGCTTGATCCCGGTAATTTCAGGACTGATGGTACAGGATTAAGGTGGCGGGAAGTCACCACGCCCAATGATCAGTATTTTGCACAGAATGATAATACTGCCGGCTATCTGAGTGCTGATCTGAAGCTGCTGGAGGATAAGCTGAATTTTTTTGGCGGGCTGCGCGTGGAGCATAACCGTTTCCGTATTCTTGGTTCAAGGGCTACCGGCCAGGCCAATTACCCGCTGGTGGTGAACCAGCCTATCAGCAGCTGGTTGCCTTCCGTCAATGTCAGCTATCGCCCGGACAGCACCCTGATCATTCGTGCCGGTTTTGGTAAAACAGTCAACAGGCCTGAGTTCCGCGAAGCCGCCCCTTTCCAGTTCTTCGATTATTTAAACTTTGAGACCTACTACGGAACACCTACCCTGACCACCGTTAATATCAACAACTATGATATCCGGTTTGAATTTTATCCCAGGAGTATGCTTCGGAATGAAATGTTCAACCTGGGTTTCTTCTATAAGGAAATGGACCATCCCATTGAGAATGTCTGGGCCAAGCAGGTAGGGCATGAAGCCAAATTCAATACTTTCTATTTCATCAATACCGGTCCTGCAAAAATTTACGGTATTGAAGGGGAGTTGCGCAAGAGCCTTGCCTTCTTTCCGGGTAAGTTCTTCCGGGATCTGACCGTGATTGTGAACGGCGCCTGGATCAAAAGTGAAGTAAGGTCTCCTGGTCTTCCTTTTGCCGGTCATGCCAAACCCCGCAACAGGCCCCTGCAGGGTCAGGTTCCTTACCTGGTCAATGCCAGCCTGAACTATGAGAACCCGGGCTGGGGCACCAAACTCTCTGTTACCTATCATACCAGTGGCGACCAGATCTATTCCCTGGGGACTGCTGACTACACGCCAGGCAATATCAGCAGCGGCTTTCCGGACATCATGGAAAAAGGCCGTCACCTGCTGGACCTTAGCTGGAGCCAACGGGTTAACAAACTCGTATCAATCAAAGCCGGCGTGCAGAATATCCTGAACTCCGCCATCACGCAGTACCAGGATTACAACCGGGATTATAAATACACTCCTGAATCCACCACTATGAAAGATGGCATTAGGAAATATGAGGGCGATGTCATATCCCGCCGCTATTATGCCAATCCGTATTATTCACTTGGCTTCAACTTCACCCTCTAA
- a CDS encoding FecR domain-containing protein has protein sequence MTHHDLQEAVKRYLSGQATDADLRLFEEWFRITEHGTDRLPAAHRAAVEARLLPRLSAIAGTAAARTGKKALHRISRYWVRVAALVVGLMATAVTGYYFRSRLLDFIDPVKQQTMAAGMYETKQLILPDSTIVILNAGASISYPDHFRDDKRQLTLQGEAFFAVAPLAGKPFIVQTSTVAVQVLGTSFLVNDGPASAGVSVSVLTGKVRVNKAHQQLGILTPGKQLLLDKGTGIATLRNADLALAAAWTNNLFAFHETPLKEVFSNIQRRFQVQIITTEGITDKLFTGTFSNKDSLDDILLALELSTGVHVKKIGHKTIDIR, from the coding sequence ATGACCCATCATGACCTCCAGGAGGCAGTAAAAAGATACCTGAGCGGACAAGCTACAGATGCTGATCTGCGGCTGTTTGAGGAATGGTTCCGGATCACGGAACACGGCACTGACCGCCTGCCGGCTGCCCATAGGGCCGCAGTGGAGGCAAGACTGCTGCCCCGACTATCAGCCATTGCCGGGACAGCTGCTGCCCGCACCGGCAAAAAAGCACTGCACAGGATTTCCCGTTACTGGGTACGGGTGGCTGCCCTGGTAGTGGGACTGATGGCCACGGCTGTAACCGGTTATTATTTCCGCTCCCGGCTGCTTGACTTCATTGACCCGGTAAAGCAGCAGACCATGGCTGCCGGTATGTATGAAACAAAGCAGTTGATCCTCCCTGATAGTACTATTGTGATCCTGAATGCCGGCGCCAGCATCAGCTATCCTGACCATTTCCGGGATGACAAACGCCAGCTGACCCTGCAGGGAGAAGCATTCTTTGCCGTGGCCCCGCTGGCAGGTAAGCCATTTATTGTTCAGACCAGCACTGTAGCCGTACAGGTACTGGGCACCTCCTTCCTGGTCAATGATGGACCGGCATCAGCCGGCGTATCGGTAAGCGTGCTGACAGGGAAGGTAAGGGTAAACAAGGCGCACCAGCAGCTGGGCATACTGACACCCGGCAAACAATTGCTGCTGGATAAAGGAACAGGTATAGCTACCCTTCGGAATGCAGATCTGGCGCTGGCTGCGGCCTGGACCAATAACCTGTTCGCTTTCCATGAAACACCACTGAAAGAAGTGTTCAGTAATATACAGCGCCGCTTCCAGGTACAGATCATTACTACGGAAGGGATAACCGATAAACTATTCACCGGAACATTTTCCAATAAGGATTCACTGGACGATATATTGCTGGCGCTGGAGCTGTCTACCGGCGTCCACGTTAAAAAGATCGGTCATAAAACCATCGACATAAGATAA
- a CDS encoding sigma-70 family RNA polymerase sigma factor, translating to MAQRTSQQQPEISDLIGRIRQDDATAFEQLYTLMWEPLYVFALKRLGATADAEDVVQEVFTNIWLRRHSLQINATVEAYLFTAVRYQTINQLRRILQSPEKLDQVNEAILPSTEAAFRNLLARETAAIINREVEQLPGKMREIYLLSVEQNRSVAEIATGLELSEQTVRNQLNLARTRIRKSLRAAYMLLVFPL from the coding sequence GTGGCGCAGCGAACCTCCCAACAGCAACCCGAAATCTCCGACCTGATCGGACGTATCCGTCAGGATGACGCCACTGCCTTTGAACAATTATATACCCTCATGTGGGAGCCGCTCTATGTTTTTGCCCTGAAACGCCTGGGCGCTACAGCAGATGCAGAAGATGTGGTGCAGGAAGTATTCACCAATATCTGGTTACGCCGGCATTCCCTGCAGATCAATGCCACGGTGGAAGCCTATCTTTTTACTGCGGTCCGGTACCAGACCATCAACCAGCTCCGCAGGATCCTCCAATCCCCCGAAAAGCTGGACCAGGTGAACGAGGCCATCTTACCCAGCACTGAAGCGGCTTTCCGGAATCTGCTGGCCCGCGAAACAGCTGCCATCATCAATCGGGAGGTAGAACAGCTCCCCGGAAAGATGCGCGAAATATACCTGCTGAGTGTAGAGCAGAACCGCTCTGTGGCGGAGATCGCCACCGGGCTGGAACTGTCCGAACAAACTGTTCGCAACCAGCTGAACCTGGCGCGTACCAGGATAAGAAAATCCCTCCGTGCGGCTTATATGCTGCTGGTATTTCCTTTATAG
- a CDS encoding response regulator transcription factor: MTTLLIADDHFAVRLGLEMMSREILGTQCSIEHAANGQQVLAKLRSTIYDSMMLDMQMPEPSGLHLLETALSLQPNLNILVVSVNPESVFAEKCLQLGAKGFVAKSASDTELKTAIEKVIAGQRYLPPGMLGSGEEIMAPNPFHSLSVRELDVTLLLLKGQGMLEVGRSLGISASTASTFKGRIFRKLKIQSILELEQLARFHGVSNDAARS, from the coding sequence ATGACAACGCTACTGATTGCTGACGATCATTTTGCCGTAAGACTGGGCCTTGAGATGATGAGCAGGGAGATCCTGGGCACACAATGCAGCATTGAGCATGCCGCCAATGGCCAGCAGGTGCTGGCCAAATTACGTTCAACCATATACGATAGTATGATGCTGGACATGCAGATGCCGGAGCCCAGTGGCCTGCACCTGCTGGAAACGGCCCTTTCCCTGCAACCCAACCTGAATATACTGGTGGTCAGTGTCAACCCGGAATCCGTATTCGCAGAGAAATGCCTGCAACTGGGCGCCAAAGGCTTTGTGGCAAAAAGCGCCAGTGATACAGAATTGAAGACCGCTATTGAAAAAGTAATTGCCGGCCAGCGATACCTGCCACCAGGCATGCTGGGGTCCGGCGAGGAAATAATGGCGCCCAATCCCTTCCATTCGCTGTCTGTACGGGAACTGGATGTAACGTTGTTATTATTGAAAGGCCAGGGAATGCTGGAAGTAGGAAGATCATTGGGCATCAGCGCCTCTACAGCCAGCACGTTCAAAGGCAGGATCTTCCGGAAACTGAAAATACAATCCATACTGGAACTGGAACAGCTGGCGCGGTTCCATGGTGTCAGCAACGATGCAGCAAGATCCTGA